Proteins co-encoded in one Plasmodium berghei ANKA genome assembly, chromosome: 11 genomic window:
- a CDS encoding cell division cycle protein 48 homologue, putative — MENNPDIKTLGDDNNGKIPKKKNLCRLIVEEATNDDNSVVALNTKRMEELNFFRGDTILIKGKKRHSTICIILNDNDLDEGKIRINKVARKNLRVCLGDIVYVKACPEIPYGKKIQVLPIDDTIEGLAKDTLFEIFLKPYFNESYRPVKKGDLFLVRGGFMSVEFKVVEVDPDDFCIVSPDTVIYYEGDPIKRDDEEKLDEIGYDDIGGCKKQLAQIREMIELPLRHPGLFKTLGVKPPRGVLLYGPPGSGKTCIARAVANETGAFFFLINGPEVMSKMAGEAEANLRRAFEEAEKNSPAIIFIDEIDSIAPKREKTNGEVERRVVSQLLTLMDGIKSRGQVVVIAATNRQNSIDPALRRFGRFDREIDIGVPDDNGRFEILRIHTKNMKLSPDVKLEELASNTHGFVGADLAQLCTEAALTCIREKMDVIDLEDEIIDKEVLESMCVTQDHFNMALGTCNPSSLRETVVEVPNVKWDDIGGLDEVKNTLREMILYPIDHPDKFEKFGMAPSRGVLFYGPPGCGKTLLAKAVASECSANFVSIKGPELLTMWFGESEANVREVFDKARAAAPCVLFFDELDSIGTQRGSSLGDGSGAGDRVMNQLLTEIDGVGPKKNLFFIGATNRPELLDEALLRPGRLDQLIYIPLPDLAARISILSAILRKCPVADNVPIEFLAQKTAGFSGADLAELCQRAARAAIRDAIDAEEMNKKSKLELNPEGNAENNQTNENQDTNNEESEIKYEITRHHFKEGLAGARRSVSQADLIKYDNFRIKFDPLYKTKSGGANEDFIIDWPDEENNEDPQDYNVDDDLYS, encoded by the exons atggaAAATAACCCTGATATTAAAACCTTGGGCGATGATAACAATGGGAAAataccaaaaaaaaaaaatttatgcCGACTTATTGTTGAAGAAGCAacaaatgatgataattcAGTAGTTGCATTAAATACTAAAAGAATGGAAGAATTGAATTTCTTTAGAGGGGatacaattttaattaaaggGAAAAAAAGGCACTCAACAATTTgcattatattaaatgataatgattTAGATGAAGGAAAGATACGAATAAATAAAGTTGCTAGGAAAAACTTGAGAGTTTGTTTAGGGG ACATTGTCTACGTAAAGGCTTGTCCCGAAATCCCATACGGAAAGAAAATCCAAGTATTGCCAATTGATGATACAATCGAGGGGTTGGCAAAAGATACATtgtttgaaatatttttaaaacctTACTTTAACGAATCATATAGACCCGTAAAAAAAGGAGACTTGTTTTTAGTAAGAGGTGGATTTATGTCCGTCGAATTTAAAGTTGTTGAGGTTGATCCAGATGACTTTTGTATTGTATCTCCAGACActgtaatatattatgaaggTGATCCTATTAAAAGAgatgatgaagaaaaacTAGATGAAATTGGATATGATGATATTGGTGGGTGTAAAAAACAGCTAGCTCAAATTCGAGAAATGATTGAATTGCCTTTAAGACACCCAGGTTTATTTAAAACTTTAGGAGTTAAACCCCCAAGAGgtgtattattatatggaCCTCCTGGTAGTGGTAAAACTTGTATTGCTAGAGCTGTAGCAAATGAAACAGGggcttttttttttctaataaatGGTCCCGAAGTTATGAGTAAAATGGCAGGTGAAGCAGAAGCAAATTTAAGAAGAGCATTTGAAGAAGCAGAAAAAAATTCGCCtgcaattatttttattgatgAAATTGATTCTATTGCTccaaaaagagaaaaaacGAATGGAGAAGTAGAAAGAAGAGTTGTATCACAATTATTAACATTAATGGATGGTATCAAAAGTAGAGGACAAGTAGTTGTCATTGCCGCTACAAATAGACAAAATTCTATCGATCCAGCTTTAAGAAGATTTGGACGATTTGATAGAGAAATTGATATAGGAGTTCCTGATGATAATGGTAGATTTGAAATATTAAGAATCCATAccaaaaatatgaaattatCTCCAGATGTTAAATTAGAAGAATTAGCTAGTAATACACATGGATTTGTTGGTGCAGATTTAGCACAATTATGTACAGAAGCTGCATTAACATGCATAAGAGAAAAAATGGATGTAATAGATTTAGAGGATGAAATTATTGACAAAGAAGTTTTAGAGAGTATGTGTGTAACTCAAGACCATTTTAACATGGCCTTAGGAACATGTAACCCATCATCACTTAGAGAAACTGTTGTTGAAGTTCCAAATGTTAAATGGGATGATATTGGAGGTTTAGATGAagttaaaaatacattaaGAGAAATGATTTTATATCCTATTGATCATCCAgataaatttgaaaaatttgGTATGGCTCCATCTAGAGgtgtattattttatggACCTCCTGGTTGTGGTAAAACATTATTAGCTAAAGCAGTAGCATCTGAATGCTCTGCAAATTTTGTTTCAATAAAAGGTCCTGAATTATTAACTATGTGGTTTGGTGAATCTGAAGCTAATGTTAGAGAAGTTTTTGATAAAGCTCGAGCTGCAGCACCATgcgttttattttttgatgaATTAGATTCTATTGGAACTCAAAGAGGTTCATCATTAGGTGATGGTAGTGGTGCAGGTGATCGTGTTATGAATCAGCTATTAACTGAAATTGATGGTGTTGgaccaaaaaaaaatctttTCTTTATCGGTGCAACTAATAGGCCAGAATTATTAGATGAAGCTCTATTAAGACCCGGAAGATTAGAtcaattaatttatattcctTTACCTGACCTTGCTGCACGAATATCTATTTTAAGTGCAATTCTAAGAAAATGCCCTGTCGCAGATAATGTACCTATCGAATTTTTAGCTCAAAAAACAGCTGGATTTAGTGGTGCAGATCTTGCCGAATTGTGCCAAAGAGCCGCCAGAGCAGCTATTAGAGATGCGATTGATGCCGaagaaatgaataaaaaatcaaagCTTGAATTAAATCCTGAAGGAAATGCCGAAAATAATCAAACTAATGAAAATCAAGATACAAATAACGAAGAAtctgaaataaaatacgaGATCACTAGACATCACTTTAAAGAAGGATTAGCAGGGGCTAGAAGAAGTGTTTCACAAGCTGATCTAattaaatatgataattttaGGATCAAATTCGATCCATTATATAAGACTAAATCGGGTGGAGCAAATGAAGACTTTATCATTGATTGGCCcgatgaagaaaataatgaagacCCACAAGATTATAATGTAGATGATGATTTATACTCATAA